The following proteins are co-located in the Pyrobaculum calidifontis JCM 11548 genome:
- a CDS encoding DJ-1/PfpI family protein, producing MPKALLYVIDTAKRDEYPTLKNFLVKGGYEVDVAVGSRDVNVNYTVDLMTLPSDKLPTLFEEYDAFALAGGFKIYYHVLQKKPPLKIWDLNIDKERLAQLVVEFNRRRKLLIAPMAVPAYVAQLGLLSGRHATVYPVTELIKILRDNKVNFVNKQVVRSENIITVKDITTTSEKEFLAALREKG from the coding sequence GTGCCCAAGGCACTGCTCTACGTAATAGACACGGCAAAAAGAGACGAGTACCCCACATTGAAAAACTTCTTAGTTAAGGGGGGCTATGAGGTAGATGTTGCAGTAGGTTCCAGAGACGTCAATGTAAATTACACAGTTGACTTAATGACTCTGCCAAGCGATAAACTACCTACGCTGTTTGAGGAATACGATGCGTTTGCTCTTGCCGGCGGATTTAAGATATATTACCACGTCCTTCAGAAAAAGCCGCCGCTAAAAATATGGGACCTCAACATAGACAAGGAGAGACTTGCCCAACTAGTGGTTGAGTTCAACAGACGTAGAAAGCTCTTAATAGCGCCAATGGCAGTCCCAGCGTATGTGGCACAGCTAGGCCTCTTAAGCGGCCGCCACGCCACTGTTTATCCAGTTACAGAACTTATAAAAATTCTAAGAGATAATAAGGTAAACTTTGTAAATAAACAAGTTGTAAGAAGTGAAAATATAATTACAGTCAAAGACATTACTACAACCAGTGAAAAAGAGTTTTTAGCCGCACTCCGTGAAAAAGGTTGA
- a CDS encoding orotidine 5'-phosphate decarboxylase / HUMPS family protein encodes MKLQVALDLVDLRKAIALTRDLCEVGLEIVEAGTPLIKMYGLPVVGALKAACPRAEVVADLKTADVGALEASLAREFGADWATVLGATNMETIEEFVREGKRIGLKTAVDLIGVANPVERAKEILRVATPDLFVFHLGIDVQKRAGLRFEELLDLAYRVKEGGVGVGIAGGLTEKEIEYVVKSGKSIDIIIVGRAVTQADSPKTKFMTINNILKSKS; translated from the coding sequence GTGAAACTACAAGTTGCGCTAGACCTCGTAGATTTGAGGAAGGCAATTGCCCTAACCCGAGACTTGTGCGAAGTAGGGCTTGAGATAGTGGAGGCAGGCACCCCGCTAATAAAAATGTACGGCCTCCCAGTAGTTGGCGCATTAAAAGCCGCTTGCCCACGCGCCGAGGTTGTAGCCGATTTAAAGACCGCCGACGTAGGCGCGCTTGAAGCTAGTCTAGCCAGGGAGTTTGGCGCAGACTGGGCCACGGTCCTTGGGGCAACAAACATGGAGACAATAGAGGAGTTTGTAAGAGAGGGCAAGAGAATTGGGCTCAAAACGGCCGTGGACTTAATAGGCGTGGCAAACCCCGTGGAGAGAGCAAAGGAGATACTCAGAGTGGCGACACCCGACCTTTTCGTTTTCCACCTAGGCATAGACGTGCAAAAGAGAGCTGGGCTAAGATTTGAGGAACTCCTAGACCTCGCGTACAGGGTGAAGGAGGGCGGCGTGGGGGTAGGCATCGCAGGAGGGTTGACTGAAAAAGAGATAGAGTATGTGGTAAAGAGCGGGAAGTCCATAGACATAATTATAGTAGGAAGAGCAGTAACACAAGCAGATTCGCCTAAGACAAAATTTATGACAATTAATAATATTTTAAAATCTAAGAGTTAA
- a CDS encoding archease: protein MSCRKPANYRYGEHTADVLVQAFGCTLEEAFKNAAVALADLTYYSERVEPRMAKKVEVEYDDLEGLLFKWIDELLFLFDAEKFAWGRNIEVELRQGVGYRISATLHGEMYDINKHGFTGLIVKAMTFHMMEIKKVDDYWVLQYVVDI, encoded by the coding sequence GTGTCCTGTAGAAAACCAGCCAACTACAGATATGGAGAACACACGGCTGATGTGTTGGTTCAGGCGTTTGGGTGTACGCTTGAGGAGGCGTTTAAGAACGCGGCGGTGGCCTTAGCCGATCTCACGTACTACAGCGAGAGGGTGGAGCCGCGTATGGCTAAAAAGGTCGAGGTTGAGTACGACGACCTAGAGGGCCTACTGTTTAAGTGGATAGACGAGCTGCTCTTCCTCTTTGACGCGGAGAAGTTCGCCTGGGGTAGGAATATTGAAGTTGAGCTAAGACAGGGGGTGGGCTACAGGATTTCTGCCACGTTGCACGGCGAGATGTACGACATCAACAAACACGGATTTACTGGCCTTATCGTAAAGGCCATGACTTTTCACATGATGGAGATTAAGAAGGTGGACGACTATTGGGTTCTTCAATACGTCGTTGATATATGA
- a CDS encoding aminoacyl-tRNA deacylase has protein sequence MRLDEVGERIVLPTPVRTVKQAAQAVGVSEDKIVKTLVVKCGEEYRAYILRGTKRLDLDKLGCRMATPGEVAEVTGYNVGGVPPVLRIPVYIDRELLAEDYVYGGGGDEYSLLRFRPAELVERGLATPVDI, from the coding sequence ATGAGACTCGACGAGGTGGGTGAGCGCATAGTTCTCCCGACTCCGGTGCGCACTGTAAAACAAGCTGCGCAAGCGGTGGGGGTCTCCGAGGACAAAATTGTAAAAACGCTCGTAGTTAAATGTGGAGAAGAGTATCGGGCGTACATATTAAGGGGGACTAAGCGCTTGGACTTAGACAAATTGGGGTGTCGCATGGCTACCCCAGGGGAGGTGGCCGAGGTAACCGGGTATAACGTGGGCGGGGTGCCGCCGGTTCTAAGAATTCCAGTGTACATAGATAGAGAGCTCTTGGCCGAGGATTACGTCTACGGAGGGGGAGGCGACGAGTACAGCCTCCTGCGGTTTAGGCCCGCCGAGCTGGTCGAAAGGGGTTTAGCGACGCCAGTGGATATCTAG
- the pheT gene encoding phenylalanine--tRNA ligase subunit beta, translating to MPVIDVAKFDLERLVGLRFEEIVKLLEYVKCEIEEDVGERVRLEVTHDRPDHFSAEGLARTLKGVAGVETGLPVVSLTTSSVKLVADYIEERPYISMAVVRDVALDDEAIRQLIQLQEKLHETYGRGRRKIAIGFYDVSKIKPPIRYTRVSRDDEYTPLGFTSPIPIREMYEKTEQGRKYSQLINRENPPALVDAAGQIMVVVPVLGSECCKITEKTRAVLIDVTGTDLQAVSNAMSVLIYALIERGRSKEVEIVEGGNTYVHRYTRIKVSKEDVENLLGMRMRQEEFERYLGKARLGYEAGEAVAPPYRINMLSWVDVAEEVAIVLGYNNLPLETPPIFTAGRRHKTEIFTEELRKTLLAMGFAEVNNYVLTSGVVTTFCKPATVLNPISELYDTVRCSIIPQLIATAALTRRKEVKLFEVGDVVREGRTRRTLTLLISREGATLTDGLSVVKTLCRLHGLTCEIGPTAAEWALPNRSAAVRGDVEGYVAEVNPQILISLGYTVPTVVAELFVD from the coding sequence GTGCCCGTAATTGATGTAGCGAAATTCGACTTAGAGCGTCTGGTAGGCCTTCGTTTTGAAGAAATTGTAAAACTGTTGGAATATGTAAAATGTGAAATAGAGGAAGATGTGGGGGAGAGAGTAAGACTGGAGGTTACACACGATAGGCCAGACCACTTCTCCGCCGAGGGACTCGCAAGAACTTTGAAAGGCGTGGCAGGCGTCGAGACAGGTCTCCCCGTCGTAAGCCTCACTACCTCCTCTGTTAAACTCGTGGCTGACTACATAGAGGAGAGGCCGTACATATCTATGGCTGTGGTCAGAGACGTCGCCTTAGACGACGAGGCCATTAGACAGTTAATACAGCTACAGGAGAAGTTACACGAGACATATGGGAGAGGGAGGCGGAAAATAGCGATAGGGTTCTACGACGTTTCTAAGATAAAACCGCCTATACGCTATACGCGCGTATCACGAGACGACGAGTATACGCCTCTCGGCTTCACATCCCCCATACCCATTAGAGAGATGTATGAGAAGACGGAACAGGGGAGGAAGTACTCCCAGCTCATAAACCGGGAAAACCCCCCGGCACTGGTAGACGCCGCGGGGCAAATAATGGTGGTTGTGCCAGTGCTAGGCTCCGAGTGTTGTAAAATAACTGAGAAGACCAGGGCTGTCCTAATAGATGTCACAGGAACAGATCTACAGGCTGTATCAAACGCCATGTCCGTCTTAATCTATGCACTCATAGAGAGGGGCAGAAGCAAGGAAGTGGAAATAGTCGAGGGGGGCAATACATATGTACACAGATACACGAGGATAAAGGTAAGCAAGGAGGACGTGGAAAACCTCTTAGGCATGCGCATGAGACAAGAGGAGTTTGAGAGATACCTAGGAAAGGCCAGGCTAGGCTACGAGGCGGGCGAGGCCGTGGCGCCGCCCTATAGAATCAACATGTTGTCGTGGGTAGACGTCGCAGAAGAGGTGGCAATAGTGCTTGGGTATAACAATTTACCACTAGAAACGCCGCCTATTTTCACGGCTGGCAGGCGCCACAAGACAGAGATCTTCACCGAGGAGCTTAGGAAGACGCTCCTGGCTATGGGTTTCGCTGAGGTGAACAACTACGTCTTGACCAGCGGAGTTGTTACAACATTCTGCAAACCCGCAACGGTGCTGAACCCAATATCGGAGCTCTATGACACAGTTAGATGCTCTATTATCCCACAGCTTATCGCCACAGCCGCCCTAACGAGGCGGAAAGAGGTAAAACTCTTCGAAGTAGGGGACGTAGTTAGAGAGGGCAGGACTAGGAGGACGTTGACGCTTCTAATAAGCAGAGAGGGGGCCACTCTCACAGACGGGCTCTCTGTAGTAAAAACCCTCTGCAGACTCCATGGCCTTACATGCGAAATAGGCCCCACCGCGGCGGAGTGGGCACTACCAAACAGATCCGCAGCCGTGAGGGGGGACGTGGAGGGCTACGTCGCCGAGGTGAATCCCCAAATATTGATATCCCTGGGATACACCGTGCCCACAGTGGTGGCAGAGCTCTTCGTAGATTAA
- a CDS encoding DNA cytosine methyltransferase, giving the protein MKHNMNVVDLFAGGGGFALGFRQAGFRILTAVEIDRDAARTYSFNHPDVVVLQEDIRDVDYKDLEAWGKVDVVIGSPPCEPFTAANPNRMDDPADRLYVDPAGQLTLEFIRLVGELGPKIFVMENVAALAEEPLRTYLEKEFKRWGYEVYFNVLHAEDYGVPSRRRRVFVSNVEIRPSKTGVVTVRKAIYSMPPPDSGLLPNHESVAISPRKQERIMRLRPGEALMKYRGAGGFYENYIRLVWDDVAPTVMGSRRFVHPEEHRVLTVREQARLMGYPDYYVFFGSKDSQFNQVGESVPPPLAYAIAVEVKKYLERRE; this is encoded by the coding sequence GTGAAACATAATATGAACGTCGTTGACTTATTCGCCGGGGGAGGCGGCTTTGCCCTCGGATTTAGACAAGCTGGGTTTAGGATTTTAACAGCGGTTGAAATAGACAGAGACGCCGCGCGTACCTACAGCTTTAATCACCCAGACGTGGTAGTGCTACAGGAGGACATTAGAGATGTAGATTACAAAGACTTAGAAGCTTGGGGGAAAGTGGACGTAGTCATTGGGAGCCCGCCGTGTGAGCCCTTCACCGCCGCAAATCCCAACAGGATGGACGACCCAGCGGATCGGCTGTATGTAGACCCCGCGGGCCAGCTCACGCTTGAGTTCATAAGGCTCGTGGGAGAGCTTGGGCCAAAGATCTTTGTTATGGAGAACGTCGCAGCTTTGGCAGAGGAGCCCCTGAGGACGTACTTGGAGAAGGAGTTCAAGAGGTGGGGATACGAGGTCTACTTCAACGTGCTCCATGCGGAGGACTACGGAGTGCCTAGTAGGAGAAGGCGCGTGTTCGTATCCAACGTGGAAATAAGGCCCTCCAAAACCGGCGTAGTCACTGTGCGCAAGGCAATTTACTCAATGCCGCCGCCCGACAGCGGCCTTCTGCCCAACCACGAGTCTGTCGCCATTAGCCCAAGGAAGCAGGAGAGAATTATGCGCCTAAGGCCCGGCGAGGCTTTAATGAAGTACAGGGGAGCTGGCGGCTTTTATGAGAACTACATACGCCTAGTGTGGGACGACGTGGCTCCCACGGTGATGGGATCTAGGAGATTTGTACATCCCGAAGAACACCGCGTGCTCACGGTGCGTGAGCAAGCCAGATTGATGGGGTACCCTGACTACTACGTCTTCTTCGGCTCTAAGGACTCGCAGTTCAACCAAGTGGGGGAGAGCGTCCCGCCGCCTCTTGCGTATGCAATCGCCGTGGAGGTGAAAAAATATTTAGAGAGGCGGGAGTAG
- a CDS encoding NMD3-related protein has product MAKVPCPSCGRLVDKLIEGLCEDCYIERHPLVEYREGEILRCKYCGAVFLKGKWMRGRGDQVFLKILSEKGKVVGKVEQIDARDFTDYAELFLTLHGSPHPEIPPRTLKYNIRIPFKLDICNVCMEKLSKREVAVLQIRASPRPLDAEFKKKILHIVEQELLKLKSKKIGFVSSIKEAASGIDIYTTSANLARHLARVIHETWPSYAMETAKVVGIRDGKKVYHMTYLVRLFTYRVGDLIIVGGSEKVVTELNNKYIGVRDVQSGGYEQIPISDFVHKTVLYKGS; this is encoded by the coding sequence GTGGCTAAGGTGCCCTGCCCCTCCTGTGGCCGCCTCGTGGATAAACTAATAGAGGGGCTGTGCGAAGACTGCTACATCGAGCGACACCCTCTCGTTGAGTACAGGGAAGGAGAAATTCTTCGATGCAAGTACTGTGGCGCAGTGTTCTTAAAAGGTAAATGGATGAGGGGGAGGGGGGATCAGGTCTTCTTAAAGATACTGAGTGAAAAGGGCAAGGTCGTTGGAAAAGTAGAACAAATAGATGCTAGAGACTTCACAGACTATGCCGAATTATTTCTCACATTGCATGGATCTCCGCATCCAGAAATACCGCCGCGTACACTTAAGTACAATATAAGAATACCTTTTAAGCTTGACATATGTAATGTTTGTATGGAGAAGTTGAGTAAGAGGGAGGTGGCTGTTCTTCAAATTAGGGCTAGTCCAAGGCCACTGGATGCTGAATTTAAAAAGAAAATTTTGCATATAGTAGAGCAAGAATTATTAAAGTTAAAAAGTAAAAAAATAGGATTTGTTTCTAGTATTAAAGAAGCGGCAAGCGGCATTGACATATATACTACTTCGGCAAATTTGGCCAGACACTTAGCTCGCGTAATTCATGAGACATGGCCGAGTTACGCCATGGAGACCGCCAAAGTCGTAGGCATTAGAGATGGGAAAAAAGTGTACCACATGACATATCTTGTGCGTCTATTTACATACCGGGTGGGAGATTTGATAATAGTAGGAGGAAGTGAGAAGGTGGTTACAGAGTTAAACAACAAGTATATAGGTGTTCGTGATGTCCAAAGTGGGGGGTATGAACAAATA